A part of Vigna radiata var. radiata cultivar VC1973A chromosome 11, Vradiata_ver6, whole genome shotgun sequence genomic DNA contains:
- the LOC106777744 gene encoding protein root UVB sensitive 1, chloroplastic yields the protein MGCACTPLSASLFTSLPLRHRLPPSPPHFAYAVPFRPKQQTPSHTSRLSALPLLFQGSGNNNSNNNNNNNGNGGSWGNPFDSNDSDSNSNSHRILFLSLLCSSSVCFFCHLLQVKLANAKTWSSSTDNELSSEPVWEVRGGKWTRLVPDPTKDVFVSANPGLLAELQSLKPSQFASFVWLKCRDIFTRLMLPEGFPESVTSDYLEYSLWRAVQGVACQVSGVLATQSLLYAVGLGKGAIPTAAAINWVLKDGIGYLSKIMLSNFGRHFDVNPKGWRLFADLLENAAFGLEMCTPAFPQFFVLIGAVAGASRSAASLIQASTRSCFFAGFAAQRNFAEVIAKGEVQGMASRFIGIGLGIGLGNCIGSSTPLVLASFCVLTWIHMYCNLKSYQSIQLRTLNPYRASLVFSEYLLSGQAPPVKDVNDEEPLFPAVSILNATFANKVQSIALSSEAKDAAAEIERRLQLGSKLSEIVNGKEDVLALFGLYKNEGYILSEHMGKFCVVLKENCSQQDMLKALFQVNYLYWLEKNAGIGGKGTLNDSKPGGRLHISLDYAEREFNHVKNDGESVGWVTDGLIARPLPNRIRIGDTASSNSVSS from the exons ATGGGCTGCGCCTGCACGCCCTTATCCGCCTCTCTCTTCACTTCTCTTCCACTTCGCCACCGTCTTCCACCGTCGCCTCCACATTTCGCCTACGCCGTCCCCTTTCGTCCTAAACAACAAACTCCTTCTCATACCTCTCGCCTTTCGGCCCTTCCTCTGTTATTCCAAGGCAGCGGAAACAACAACagtaataacaacaataataacaatgGCAACGGTGGTAGCTGGGGTAACCCCTTTGATTCCAACGATTcagattcaaattcaaattctcatcgcATCCTTTTCCTTTCCCTGCTATGCTCTTCCTCCGTATGTTTCTTCTGCCACCTCCTCCAGGTTAAACTTGCAAACGCCAAAACCTGGTCTTCCTCTACCGACAACGAGCTTTCGTCTGAACCCGTTTGGGAAGTCAGAGGTGGCAAGTGGACCAGGCTTGTCCCTGACCCCACCAAAGATGTCTTTGTCTCCGCAAACCCGGGGTTGTTGGCGGAGTTACAATCCCTCAAGCCTTCACAATTTGCATCCTTTGTGTGGCTCAAGTGCAGGGACATCTTCACGCGATTAATGCTTCCAGAGGGTTTTCCCGAGAGTGTGACGAGTGATTACTTGGAGTATTCTCTTTGGAGAGCAGTTCAGGGTGTAGCTTGCCAGGTTAGTGGAGTGCTGGCAACGCAATCGTTGCTTTATGCTGTTGGACTGGGAAAAGGGGCTATTCCAACTGCTGCTGCCATCAATTGGGTGCTCAAGGATGGAATTGGGTACCTCAGTAAGATCATGTTGTCAAACTTTGGTCGCCATTTTGATGTTAACCCCAAAGGGTGGAGATTGTTTGCTGACCTTCTTGAAAATGCTGCCTTTGGTTTGGAGATGTGTACTCCCGCTTTCCCTCAGTTTTTTGTGCTCATTGGTGCTGTGGCTGGGGCCTCTCGCTCTGCTGCTTCACTGATTCAG GCCTCTACCAGGAGCTGTTTCTTTGCTGGTTTTGCTGCTCAAAGGAATTTTGCAGAG GTAATTGCTAAAGGGGAAGTGCAAGGAATGGCAAGCAGGTTTATTGGTATTGGGCTTGGTATAGGATTGGGTAACTGCATAGGCTCCTCCACACCCCTTGTTCTTGCTTCATTTTGTGTCTTGACTTGGATACACATGTACTGCAATCTGAAGTCATACCAATCCATTCAATTACGGACTTTAAATCCTTATCGTGCAA GTTTGGTTTTCAGTGAATATCTACTCAGTGGCCAGGCACCTCCAGTTAAAGATGTAAATGACGAGGAGCCACTATTTCCAGCAGTATCCATATTAAATGCAACTTTTGCAAACAAG GTACAATCAATTGCTTTATCATCTGAAGCAAAAGACGCAGCTGCAGAAATTGAACGTCGTCTGCAGCTTGGATCGAAGCTCAGTGAAATTGTCAACGGCAAGGAAGATGTGCTTGCCCTCTTCGGGCTTTATAAAAATGAAGGGTACATCTTGTCTGAGCACATGGGAAAATTCTGT GTTGTACTGAAAGAAAACTGTTCACAGCAAGACATGCTGAAGGCACTGTTCCAGGTCAATTACCTTTATTGGTTAGAAAAGAACGCAGGAATTGGAGGAAAAGGAACCCTGAATGATTCTAAACCCGGTGGGAGGCTGCATATATCTCTGGATTACGCAGAAAGGGAATTCAACCATGTTAAAAATGATGGAGAATCGGTAGGTTGGGTCACAGACGGGCTAATTGCAAGGCCATTGCCAAATAGGATTCGCATTGGTGACACAGCATCCTCAAACTCGGTGAGTAGCTGA
- the LOC106777745 gene encoding jmjC domain-containing protein 7, whose product MKEIEELWREVRDLSLGNSGRVERLEFPPNPVEFLRDFITPNKPCIISNAISHWPALSSWPNHSYLSQTLSAATISLHLTPTGAADALSPLHSSLCFASAHVQHVPFPEALSLISNSEPHKLVAYAQQQNDCFRSEYSSLAADCDPHLGWATEAIGSEPEAVNLWIGNQHSQTSFHKDHYENLYAVVTGEKHFILLPPTDVHRLYIQQYPAATYTYSSDTGEFDLELERPTRYVPWCSVDPYPSEETVDDEMAKFPLYFNGPRPFECTVKAGEVLYLPSMWFHHVRQSAEDGGLTIAVNYWYDMQFDIKYAYFNFLQSIQFRSTPSPLLKDKLAEIDSDPDEYES is encoded by the exons ATGAAGGAGATAGAGGAACTGTGGAGGGAAGTGAGGGATTTGAGCTTGGGAAACAGTGGAAGAGTAGAGAGACTAGAGTTTCCACCTAACCCAGTTGAGTTCCTGAGAGACTTCATCACCCCAAACAAACCATGCATAATCTCCAACGCCATCTCTCACTGGCCCGCACTCTCTTCCTGGCCCAACCACTCCTACCTCTCCCAAACCCTCTCCGCCGCCACCATCTCCCTCCACCTCACCCCCACCGGCGCCGCCGACGCCCTCTCCCCTCTCCACTCCTCCCTCTGCTTCGCCTCCGCGCACGTGCAGCACGTGCCCTTCCCCGAAGCCCTTAGCCTCATCTCCAATTCCGAACCCCACAAGCTTGTGGCTTACGCGCAGCAACAAAACGATTGCTTTCGCTCTGAGTATTCGTCTCTCGCCGCTGACTGTGACCCCCACCTCGGTTGGGCCACCGAAGCTATTGGCTCTGAGCCCGAAGCTGTGAATCTTTGGATTGGTAACCAACATTCCCAAACCTCGTTCCACAAGGATCATTACGAGAATCTCTACGCTGTTGTCACTGGGGAGAAGCACTTCATCTTGCTGCCACCCACTGATGTTCATCGCTTGTACATTCAACAGTACCCTGCTGCCACTTACACATATTCTTCG GACACAGGAGAGTTCGATTTGGAGCTTGAGAGGCCAACAAGGTATGTGCCTTGGTGCAGTGTGGATCCTTATCCTTCTGAGGAGACCGTGGATGATGAGATGGCCAAATTTCCTCTGTACTTCAATGGCCCTCGGCCTTTTGAATGTACTGTGAAGGCCGGGGAGGTTCTCTATTT GCCTAGCATGTGGTTCCATCATGTTAGACAGAGTGCGGAGGATGGAGGATTGACAATTGCAGTTAATTATT GGTACGATATGCAGTTCGATATTAAGTATGCTTATTTCAACTTCTTACAATCTATTCAATTTCGATCTACTCCAAGTCCATTGCTAAAGGATAAATTGGCTGAGATAGATTCAGATCCTGACGAATATGAATCTTGA
- the LOC106777173 gene encoding pentatricopeptide repeat-containing protein At1g31790 yields the protein MVRITASVATVATHHLFFDQKLDLKNNNPSSLPSPSHQLELLPPLRYPIHTFPRPLIPQTTTFTMKKPKKKKRKEATTSDILHLMDALPFPIPVDIYTSLIKECTVSGDPETAIELYTHISKSGIKPPLPFLNRILIMFVSCGLLENARHMFDKMRVRDFNSWATLFVAYYDNADYEEATAVFVNMLGQLGTLEFPPWIWACLLRACACTLNIPLGLQVHGWLLKLGTCDHVLLSSSLINFYGRFTSLEDASAIFNGVSRHNTLTWTAKIISGCRESHFCEVFGDFREMGMRGVKKDCFTFSSVLKACGKMLNQERCGEQVHADAIKLGLVSDHYVQCSLIAMYGRCGLLRDAKQVFEMIREEKKVDCWNAMLSGYTRNGFYIEAVKFLYQMQAAGMQPRESLLKKLRIACGSTQT from the coding sequence ATGGTACGCATCACTGCATCTGTGGCAACAGTAGCAACCCACCACCTATTCTTCGATCAAAAGCTTGATCTGAAGAACAACAACCCAAGTAGTTTGCCTTCTCCCAGCCATCAACTCGAGCTTCTACCACCGCTGCGCTACCCCATTCACACTTTTCCGCGTCCCCTCATTCCTCAAACAACTACTTTCACCATGAAGaagccaaagaaaaagaaaagaaaagaggctACAACCTCAGACATATTGCACTTGATGGACGCTCTACCTTTTCCTATACCCGTTGACATCTATACCTCATTGATAAAAGAGTGCACTGTTTCCGGTGACCCAGAAACTGCCATTGAGTTGTACACCCACATCTCCAAGAGCGGCATCAAACCCCCCTTGCCTTTCCTCAATCGGATTCTCATTATGTTTGTGTCCTGTGGCCTGTTGGAAAATGCACGCCACATGTTTGACAAAATGCGTGTTAGGGACTTCAACTCTTGGGCGACCTTGTTTGTTGCGTACTATGATAATGCTGATTATGAGGAGGCTACGGCTGTTTTTGTCAACATGTTAGGCCAATTGGGTACGTTGGAGTTTCCTCCGTGGATATGGGCTTGTCTTCTCCGGGCTTGTGCATGCACTTTGAATATCCCTCTGGGATTGCAAGTTCATGGATGGTTATTGAAGTTGGGTACTTGTGATCATGTGCTTCTCAGCAGCTCTTTGATAAACTTTTACGGGAGATTCACGAGCCTGGAAGATGCGAGTGCTATCTTCAATGGGGTTTCGCGGCATAACACGCTGACTTGGACGGCTAAAATCATTAGTGGTTGCAGGGAAAGTCATTTCTGTGAGGTTTTTGGCGACTTCAGGGAGATGGGAATGCGAGGGGTGAAGAAGGACTGCTTCACATTTTCTAGTGTTCTCAAGGCGTGTGGAAAGATGTTGAATCAGGAACGATGTGGTGAACAAGTACATGCTGATGCCATCAAACTTGGGCTGGTCTCGGATCACTATGTGCAGTGTAGTTTGATTGCCATGTATGGAAGATGTGGGTTGTTGAGAGATGCAAAACAAGTGTTTGAGATGATCCGAGAGGAGAAAAAGGTTGACTGCTGGAATGCTATGCTTTCGGGTTACACAAGGAATGGTTTCTACATCGAAGCTGTTAAGTTTCTGTATCAGATGCAGGCAGCTGGAATGCAGCCCCGGGAATCTCtgcttaaaaaattaagaattgcTTGTGGCAGTACTCAAACATGA
- the LOC106777861 gene encoding probable carotenoid cleavage dioxygenase 4, chloroplastic, with translation MVPKPVIVTGPPPPVSSPPNPLLKTAVSTVKTEEKPQTTTLPPPSTTTPKTTPQQRLELKRKTNSWAPALMLNALDNIINNFIDPPLKPSLDPRHVLSQNFAPVDELPPTECQVVQGALPPCLDGAYIRNGPNPQFLPRGPYHLFDGDGMLHALRISQGKPTLCSRYVKTYKYTMENDAGFPLIPNVFSGFNSLVASAARGSLSAARVLTGQFNPSNGFGLANTSLAFFGNRLFALGESDLPYAVNVTSNGDVETIGRYDFNGKLMLSMTAHPKIDPDTGECFAFRYGPIPPFLTYFRFDPNGNKYDDVPIFSMTSPSFLHDFAITKNYAVFCDIQLGMNPLDMIAGGSPVGSVASKVPRIGILPRDAKDESKMKWFDVPGFNIIHAINAWEEDGGRTVVLLAPNILSVEHALERMELIHAMVEKVKIDLETGMVTRQPVSARNLDFAVVNPAFVGKKNRFVYAAVGDPMPKISGVVKLDVSKANERRDCTVGCRMFGEGCYGGEPFFVAKEEGGEEDDGYLVTYVHDERKRESTFLVMDTKSPELDVVAEVKLPRRVPYGFHGLFVKESDLRKVGPL, from the exons ATGGTCCCTAAACCAGTCATAGTGACAGGACCACCACCACCAGTCTCTTCTCCGCCCAACCCTCTCCTAAAAACCGCAGTATCAACCgttaaaacagaagaaaaaccCCAAACCACCACCCTTCCCCCACCGTCTACCACCACTCCGAAAACGACGCCGCAGCAGCGACTGGAACTAAAAAGGAAAACGAATTCATGGGCGCCAGCGCTAATGCTGAACGCGTTGGacaacatcatcaacaactTCATTGACCCTCCGCTCAAACCCTCCTTAGACCCCAGACACGTCCTGTCCCAAAACTTCGCCCCCGTCGATGAACTCCCTCCCACCGAGTGCCAAGTCGTCCAGGGCGCCCTCCCGCCATGCCTCGACGGCGCCTATATTCGAAACGGCCCAAACCCTCAGTTCCTCCCGCGTGGACCCTATCACCTCTTCGATGGCGACGGCATGTTACACGCGCTACGCATATCCCAAGGCAAACCCACTCTCTGCAGCCGCTACGTCAAAACCTACAAATACACTATGGAAAACGACGCCGGTTTTCCTCTCATCCCCAACGTCTTCTCCGGCTTCAACTCCCTCGTTGCCTCCGCGGCGCGTGGCTCTCTCTCCGCGGCGAGGGTCCTCACCGGACAGTTCAATCCCTCTAATGGCTTTGGGTTGGCCAACACCAGCTTAGCCTTCTTCGGTAACCGTCTTTTCGCGCTAGGCGAATCCGATCTCCCCTACGCTGTCAATGTTACCAGTAACGGCGACGTCGAAACAATCGGCCGTTACGACTTCAACGGCAAACTTATGCTCAGCATGACGGCGCATCCGAAGATAGACCCCGACACAGGGGAATGCTTCGCCTTCCGTTACGGTCCCATTCCCCCGTTCCTAACTTACTTCCGTTTTGACCCTAACGGGAACAAATACGACGACGTGCCTATCTTCTCCATGACTTCACCTTCGTTTCTCCACGACTTCGCCATCACCAAGAACTATGCAGTCTTCTGCGACATTCAGCTCGGAATGAATCCTCTCGACATGATCGCCGGTGGCTCCCCCGTCGGCTCCGTCGCTTCCAAGGTCCCAAGGATTGGAATCCTTCCTCG AGATGCTAAGGATGAATCCAAGATGAAGTGGTTCGACGTGCCgggttttaatataattcaCGCGATAAATGCGTGGGAGGAGGACGGGGGAAGAACGGTGGTACTGTTGGCGCCAAATATTCTGTCGGTGGAGCACGCACTGGAAAGAATGGAGCTGATTCACGCGATGGTGGAGAAGGTGAAGATCGATCTGGAGACGGGGATGGTGACGCGGCAACCGGTGTCGGCGCGGAACCTTGATTTCGCGGTTGTAAACCCGGCATTCGTTGGGAAGAAGAATAGGTTCGTTTACGCGGCGGTGGGAGACCCGATGCCGAAGATCTCGGGGGTGGTGAAGCTGGACGTGTCGAAGGCGAATGAGCGGAGGGACTGTACGGTGGGATGCAGGATGTTCGGCGAGGGGTGCTACGGCGGGGAACCTTTCTTCGTGGCGAAGGAGGAAGGGGGTGAGGAGGACGATGGGTACTTGGTGACGTACGTGCACGACGAGAGGAAGAGAGAGTCGACGTTCTTGGTGATGGACACGAAGTCGCCGGAGCTGGACGTGGTGGCGGAGGTGAAGCTTCCACGGCGGGTTCCTTACGGTTTTCATGGTTTGTTTGTGAAGGAAAGTGATCTTAGGAAAGTGGGGCCGTTGTGA
- the LOC106777905 gene encoding probable apyrase 7, protein MVFTRIASLVSTKFPNSNSSTSLSNNIRISSSLQDLSSYRHVDATVPLHKLPTPSTSSRRRCLKIALFLASFFLLTYLLFFLLYSYWNHGSGKYYVVLDCGSTGTRVFVYRASVRFQRRSSLPIAVDSLRNSLHKKPRGRAYDRVETEPGIDKLVRNVSGLHKALKPLLRWAKKQIPVHAHKSTSLFLFATAGVRRLPVIDSMWLLDNAWTVLKNSPFMCERDWVRIISGPEEAYYGWIALNYDNGILGARPRKATYGALDLGGSSLQVTFESDQQMNNDTSLYVSIGSVRHHLTAYSLPGYGLNEAFGKSVDYLYRKEVALGNFDLGSSGNIELKHPCLQDGYRDEYFCSRCSSDNKGGKELGGGGRLGTSLVLVGAPNWKECSAVAKVAVNLSEWYDLGAGLDCAAQPCALRDNMPRPYGHFYVISGFYVVFRFFNLTSEATLDDVLAKGKDFCEKRWDVAKASVVPQPFIDQYCFRAPYITSLLREGLHIKDNQISVGSGSITWTLGVALLEAGKAFSTRFGIRDLELFRIKINPLALVPILLLSFILLLCALSCIGKWMPRFVRRQYLPISRHNSVSAASVLTMPSPFRFQHWSPVNSGDGRSKMPLSPKIADSQQSPFGLGHGLDDNNGGIELMESSSYPSASNVSHSYSSNSLGQMQFDSSNMGAFWSSYRSQMHLQSRRSQSREDLNSSLAEVHLVKS, encoded by the exons ATGGTCTTTACTAGAATTGCTTCACTTGTCTCCACCAAATTCCCCAATTCAAACTCCTCCACTTCTCTATCCAACAACATTCGAATCTCTTCCTCTCTCCAGGACCTCTCCTCGTACCGTCATGTTGACGCCACGGTACCCCTTCACAAGCTTCCAACACCCTCCACTTCCTCGCGCCGCAGATGCCTCAAAATCGCACTCTTCCTCGCATCGTTCTTCCTCCTAACCTacctcctcttcttcctcctttaCTCCTATTGGAACCATGGTTCCGGCAAGTACTACGTTGTACTCGATTGCGGCAGCACCGGCACGCGCGTTTTTGTCTACCGCGCTTCCGTTCGGTTCCAACGTCGTAGCAGTCTTCCAATTGCTGTTGACTCCTTGAGGAATAGCTTGCACAAGAAGCCTCGTGGTCGAGCCTATGATCGAGTGGAGACCGAGCCTGGAATTGATAAACTAGTGCGCAACGTGTCTGGGTTGCACAAGGCGTTGAAGCCGTTGCTTAGGTGGGCCAAGAAGCAGATTCCAGTTCATGCTCATAAGTCTACTTCGTTGTTTCTTTTTGCCACTGCTGGGGTGAGGAGGCTTCCGGTTATTGATTCTATGTGGCTGTTAGATAATGCTTGGACTGTGCTTAAAAACTCTCCCTTTATGTGTGAGAGAGATTGGGTTAGGATTATCTCTGGCCCCGAGGAGGCTTATTATGGGTGGATTGCCCTTAATTATGATAATGGCATTTTGGGGGCTAGGCCTAGGAAGGCTACTTATGGCGCACTTGATTTGGGTGGCTCTTCTTTGCAGGTCACGTTTGAGAGTGATCAACAGATGAATAATGATACTAGTTTGTATGTTAGCATTGGATCTGTTAGACATCATCTCACTGCTTATTCGCTCCCGGGGTACGGTCTGAATGAGGCGTTTGGTAAGTCTGTGGACTATCTATATAGGAAGGAGGTTGCTTTAGGTAATTTTGATCTAGGCAGTAGTGGAAATATTGAGTTGAAGCATCCTTGCTTGCAGGATGGGTATAGGGATGAATACTTTTGTTCTCGTTGTTCATCTGATAACAAAGGTGGGAAAGAATTGGGTGGGGGTGGACGGTTGGGAACTTCATTAGTGCTTGTTGGTGCTCCTAATTGGAAGGAGTGCAGTGCAGTAGCGAAAGTTGCTGTGAATTTGTCTGAATGGTATGATCTTGGCGCAGGGCTTGATTGTGCAGCGCAGCCTTGTGCATTGCGTGACAATATGCCTCGCCCCTATGGACATTTTTATGTGATTTCTGGATTTTATGTTGTATTTAGGTTTTTCAACTTGACTTCTGAGGCTACACTTGATGATGTGTTGGCAAAGGGTAAGGATTTTTGTGAAAAGAGATGGGATGTTGCAAAGGCAAGTGTTGTTCCGCAACCCTTTATTGATCAGTATTGCTTTAGGGCACCGTACATTACCTCTCTGCTGAGGGAGGGTTTGCACATTAAGGATAATCAGATAAGTGTTGGCTCCGGAAGTATCACCTGGACACTTGGGGTTGCCTTGTTGGAAGCTGGAAAGGCATTCTCCACTAGATTTGGGATTCGTGATTTGGAGTTGTTCCGGATCAAGATAAATCCTCTTGCTCTTGTGCCTATTCTGTTGCTTTCATTTATTCTACTTCTTTGTGCTTTATCATGTATTGGCAAATGGATGCCAAGGTTTGTCCGGAGGCAATATCTTCCAATTTCCAGGCATAACAGTGTTTCTGCTGCTTCTGTTCTTACCATGCCGTCTCCTTTTCGGTTCCAGCATTGGAGCCCAGTGAACTCTg GGGATGGAAGGTCAAAAATGCCACTCAGCCCAAAAATTGCAGATTCACAACAAAGTCCGTTTGGTCTGGGGCATGGGCTAGATGACAACAATGGTGGCATCGAGCTTATGGAGTCTTCATCGTACCCATCAGCCAGTAATGTCTCACACAGCTATTCCTCAAACAGTTTAGGGCAGATGCAGTTTGACAGTAGCAACATGGGTGCCTTCTGGTCCTCCTACAGGAGTCAGATGCATCTGCAGAGTAGGCGATCGCAGTCTCGAGAAGATCTCAATTCCTCATTGGCTGAAGTTCATCTGGTCAAGAGTTAG